The sequence below is a genomic window from Chondrinema litorale.
ACCGGGATTACAGTAAGATCGCAAGATTTATTCCCAGCGAGCCAACCTTCTCCATTAATCATTTGGGCTAGTTCGCCTACGGTAAGTCCATGAACAAGTGGTATTGGATCTAAACCAACAAAAGATGATAGTCCCTCAGCACGAATAGGGCCGGCAATATAATCGCCATTAGGATTTGGGCGATCTAGCACTAACATCTTTTTATTGTTCTCTGCACTGGCCTCCATCATATAATGCATCGTACTGATGTAGGTATAGAATCTTGCTCCTACATCTTGTATATCAAAAACAAGTATATCAACATTTTCAAGATCCTTTGCATCTGGCTTTCTTTTACTACCATAAACAGAAAAAATTGGCACTCCTGTTTTACTATCTACAGAACTTTCTATATGTGCTCCCGCATCAGCTTCGCCTCTAAACCCGTGTTCTGGTGCATAAATTTTTGTAACTGTTATTCCTTGAGCTAGTAATGTATCTAGCAAATGTACATCTCCAATCAACGAGGTGTGATTTACTACTAAGCCCACTTTTTTGCCTTCTAAAATTGGAAGGTACTCATCAAAAGAAGCAGCTCCAGGAATAGGTAATGGTTCTTCTATTTTAAAAGTATCAACTGTTGAATCTGATTCTACCTCAGTATCTGCTTTTTGTTTTTCCGCAGAACAAGACATAAAAATCACAGCTGATAATAACAGTAAATATATTTTCTTCATATTTTACAAAAATTATAAAAATAGCCTGCAAGCAGCATTCTCAATTCACCAAAAGATTTCAAATGTAATTCGAAACTCAATTT
It includes:
- a CDS encoding exo-beta-N-acetylmuramidase NamZ family protein yields the protein MSCSAEKQKADTEVESDSTVDTFKIEEPLPIPGAASFDEYLPILEGKKVGLVVNHTSLIGDVHLLDTLLAQGITVTKIYAPEHGFRGEADAGAHIESSVDSKTGVPIFSVYGSKRKPDAKDLENVDILVFDIQDVGARFYTYISTMHYMMEASAENNKKMLVLDRPNPNGDYIAGPIRAEGLSSFVGLDPIPLVHGLTVGELAQMINGEGWLAGNKSCDLTVIPVKNYDHNTKYSLPVAPSPNLPNDVSIRLYPSLCLFEATVMSIGRGTDFPFQVVGYPDSTYGDFEFTPVSMPGKSTHPKLENKKCFGVDLRNTSLDHQFTLKYIIDFYKKASNHTKYIDRSQVFNRLAGNTTLQQQLKDGLSEEEIVKSWEPELAEYRQMREQYLLYPDFE